A genome region from Chlorobaculum tepidum TLS includes the following:
- the dnaJ gene encoding molecular chaperone DnaJ, with translation MKRDYYEILGVARSADKDEIKKAYRKLALKYHPDKNPDNKEAEEKFKEVNEAYEVLSNDDKRRRYDQFGHAGVGSSAASGSGPGGAGYGDINDIFSAFNDMFSGGGGRARTGGSPFSGFEDVFSGGFSGSGSGRRRSAGIQGTDLKIRLKLTLEEIAKGVEKTIKIKKLVTCRECNGTGSKSGKTEICPTCHGSGEVRQATKTMFGQFMNISVCPTCGGEGRVVKDRCPSCYGEGIKQGEATVKITVPAGVQDGNYLTLQGQGNAGPRGGAPGDLIVVIEEKPHELFKRNGDDIIYDLSVGFPDLVMGTKIEVPTLDGHVKLTIPAGTQPNTMLRIGGKGIGHLRGGGSGDLYVRVNVFVPKEVSGKDRDLLKELKKSTVICPNHGDENHEKSIFEKAKDIFS, from the coding sequence ATGAAGAGAGATTACTATGAAATCCTTGGCGTCGCCCGTTCGGCGGACAAGGATGAAATAAAGAAGGCTTACCGCAAGCTGGCCCTGAAATATCACCCGGACAAGAATCCTGACAACAAGGAGGCTGAGGAGAAGTTCAAAGAGGTCAACGAGGCGTACGAAGTCCTGAGCAACGACGACAAGCGCCGTCGCTACGACCAGTTCGGCCATGCGGGCGTCGGCTCATCAGCGGCATCGGGCAGTGGCCCCGGTGGTGCGGGATATGGCGATATCAATGATATTTTCAGTGCTTTCAACGATATGTTCAGTGGCGGCGGAGGCCGTGCACGCACTGGCGGATCGCCATTCAGCGGTTTCGAAGATGTCTTCAGCGGCGGCTTTTCGGGTAGTGGCAGCGGGCGTCGGCGCTCGGCTGGCATCCAGGGCACCGATCTCAAGATTCGCCTCAAGCTGACGCTCGAAGAGATCGCCAAAGGGGTTGAGAAGACGATCAAGATCAAAAAGCTGGTGACCTGTCGGGAGTGCAACGGCACTGGCTCGAAGAGCGGCAAGACCGAGATCTGCCCGACCTGCCACGGAAGCGGTGAAGTTCGCCAGGCCACCAAAACGATGTTCGGGCAGTTCATGAACATCTCTGTCTGCCCGACTTGCGGCGGCGAAGGGCGGGTGGTCAAGGATCGCTGCCCTTCCTGCTATGGTGAAGGCATCAAGCAGGGTGAAGCGACCGTCAAGATCACCGTGCCTGCGGGTGTGCAGGATGGCAACTACCTGACGCTTCAGGGGCAGGGCAACGCGGGACCGAGGGGCGGAGCGCCCGGCGACCTGATCGTGGTGATCGAGGAGAAGCCGCATGAGTTGTTCAAGCGCAACGGCGACGATATCATCTACGATCTTTCGGTTGGTTTCCCTGATCTGGTTATGGGTACCAAGATCGAAGTGCCAACGCTCGATGGTCACGTCAAACTGACCATTCCTGCAGGTACCCAGCCGAACACGATGCTGCGCATTGGCGGCAAGGGTATCGGCCACTTGCGAGGTGGCGGTAGTGGCGACCTGTACGTCAGGGTGAATGTTTTTGTGCCGAAGGAGGTCAGCGGCAAGGATCGCGACTTGTTGAAGGAGCTGAAGAAATCGACGGTCATCTGCCCGAACCATGGCGATGAAAACCATGAAAAGAGCATTTTCGAAAAGGCAAAAGATATTTTCAGCTGA
- a CDS encoding NCS2 family permease: MRNFFEFDRHGTSYQQEVLAGLTTFFTLSYIIVVNPAILEATGMPRGASMTATILTAVFGTVLMGLYAKRPFAVAPYMGENAFIAYTVVKTLGYSWQTALGAILVSGVLFTLITLTGARKWLAEAIPMTLKHSFTVGIGLFLAFLGLSNMGVVALGVPGAPVKLGDLTTIPALCGLGGLALTGALLVRKVTGALVIGMAATTMLMLSFGLLQLPQTLFSLPPSIAPLWLQVDITGALTWGFVGVILSVLVMDFVDTMGTLIGLSARARLLDENGNLPEIEKPMLVDALSTTAAALFGTTTAGVFIESASGIEQGGKTGFTALVVAGLFLLALFFAPILTIVPPQAYGPVLVLVGMFMIESAGYFDFNDYTELLPAFLTIVMMLFTFNIGVGITMGFISWVVIKALAGRFREINAGMTALAILSATFYIFYPYH; this comes from the coding sequence ATGCGGAATTTCTTCGAATTCGACAGGCACGGGACGAGTTACCAGCAGGAGGTTCTGGCGGGGCTGACCACCTTTTTCACGCTTTCCTACATCATCGTCGTCAACCCGGCCATCCTCGAAGCCACCGGGATGCCGCGCGGCGCTTCGATGACCGCAACCATCCTGACAGCGGTGTTCGGCACGGTGCTGATGGGCCTGTATGCAAAGCGCCCCTTCGCCGTCGCGCCCTACATGGGCGAAAACGCCTTCATCGCCTATACGGTGGTCAAGACGCTTGGCTACTCCTGGCAGACCGCACTCGGCGCCATTCTGGTCAGCGGTGTGCTCTTCACGCTCATCACGCTCACCGGAGCACGAAAATGGCTGGCCGAAGCGATACCGATGACCCTCAAGCACAGCTTCACGGTAGGCATAGGCCTTTTCCTCGCTTTCCTCGGTCTTTCCAACATGGGCGTGGTTGCACTCGGCGTGCCCGGAGCTCCGGTGAAGCTCGGCGATCTGACGACAATTCCGGCACTCTGCGGCCTTGGTGGTCTGGCGCTCACTGGTGCGCTGCTCGTGCGCAAAGTCACCGGCGCGCTCGTGATCGGCATGGCTGCAACGACAATGCTGATGCTCTCGTTCGGTTTGCTGCAACTTCCCCAAACCCTCTTCAGCCTGCCGCCTTCGATCGCGCCGCTATGGCTCCAGGTCGACATTACCGGCGCCCTCACCTGGGGCTTCGTCGGCGTAATCCTGAGCGTGCTGGTGATGGATTTCGTCGACACGATGGGCACGTTGATAGGTCTCTCCGCTCGCGCCCGGCTGCTCGACGAGAACGGCAACCTGCCGGAGATAGAAAAGCCGATGCTGGTCGATGCGCTCTCGACCACAGCCGCCGCACTCTTCGGCACCACAACTGCAGGGGTATTCATCGAATCGGCCTCGGGCATCGAACAGGGCGGCAAGACCGGCTTCACGGCACTCGTGGTGGCAGGCTTGTTCCTGCTTGCCCTCTTTTTCGCGCCGATCCTGACCATTGTGCCGCCACAGGCTTACGGGCCGGTGCTCGTACTGGTGGGCATGTTCATGATCGAATCTGCGGGTTACTTCGATTTCAACGACTATACCGAGCTGCTCCCCGCCTTCCTGACCATCGTCATGATGCTCTTCACCTTCAATATCGGCGTCGGTATCACGATGGGCTTCATCAGCTGGGTCGTCATCAAGGCGCTAGCGGGAAGATTCCGCGAGATCAATGCTGGCATGACCGCGCTGGCGATCCTCTCCGCAACCTTCTATATTTTCTATCCTTACCATTAA
- a CDS encoding peroxiredoxin: MSVLVGRPAPDFNAAAVVNGSTFVDSCQLSAYRGKYVVLFFYPLDFTFVCPTELHAFQEKLDEFKKRNVEVLGCSVDSKFSHFAWLNTPRSKGGIQGVTYPLISDINKTIAKDYDVLTPDGSVALRGLFLIDKEGIVRHQVVNDLGIGRNIDEVLRIVDALQFTEEFGEVCPANWNKGDKTMKPTDEGLKEYFAE; encoded by the coding sequence ATGAGTGTACTCGTAGGCCGTCCAGCCCCAGATTTCAATGCAGCAGCAGTCGTAAACGGCTCGACGTTCGTCGATTCCTGTCAGCTTTCAGCGTATCGTGGCAAATATGTCGTGCTGTTTTTCTATCCTCTCGACTTCACCTTTGTTTGCCCGACGGAGTTGCACGCATTTCAGGAGAAGCTCGATGAGTTCAAGAAGCGCAATGTCGAGGTGCTCGGTTGCTCGGTTGACTCCAAATTCTCGCACTTCGCCTGGCTTAACACCCCGCGCAGCAAAGGCGGCATACAGGGCGTGACCTACCCGCTCATCTCCGACATCAACAAGACCATTGCCAAAGACTACGATGTGCTGACTCCCGATGGCAGTGTGGCGCTGAGGGGTCTATTCCTGATTGACAAGGAGGGCATCGTTCGCCACCAGGTGGTTAACGATCTCGGCATCGGCAGGAACATCGACGAGGTGCTCCGGATCGTCGATGCGCTTCAGTTCACCGAGGAGTTCGGCGAGGTCTGCCCGGCCAACTGGAACAAGGGCGACAAGACCATGAAGCCGACCGACGAGGGGCTGAAAGAATACTTCGCGGAATAA
- a CDS encoding nitrilase-related carbon-nitrogen hydrolase, whose product MLKSKLRIVQADCTLANFEENLERHIKAIETAIRDGADAIAFPELSLTGYNVQDAAQDMAMHIDDRRLDALRELSRDICIFCGGIELSDDYGVYNSAFMFEDGAGRSVHRKIYLPTYGMFEELRYFSAGRQIETVTSRRIGKVGVAICEDFWHMSVPYLLAHQGAKLLLVLMSSPLRLSPGQGVPAIVTQWQTIASTSAFLLSCYVACVNRVGNEDSFTYWGNSAVTTPDGSIAASAPMFSEHSFDATIDYSVVKRVRLQSSHFLDEDTKLFASQLETMLSAKHQG is encoded by the coding sequence ATGCTCAAGTCAAAGCTCAGAATCGTTCAGGCCGACTGCACGCTGGCCAATTTCGAGGAAAATCTCGAACGCCACATCAAAGCCATCGAAACGGCGATCCGTGACGGCGCGGACGCCATCGCCTTCCCGGAGCTGTCGCTGACCGGCTACAACGTGCAGGACGCTGCGCAAGACATGGCGATGCACATCGACGACCGGCGGCTCGATGCGCTTCGCGAGCTGAGCCGCGACATCTGTATCTTCTGCGGGGGAATCGAGCTGAGCGACGACTACGGCGTCTACAACTCGGCCTTCATGTTCGAGGATGGCGCAGGCCGGAGCGTGCACCGCAAGATCTATCTGCCGACCTACGGCATGTTCGAGGAGCTGCGATATTTCTCGGCGGGACGGCAGATAGAAACCGTGACCTCGCGACGCATCGGCAAGGTCGGTGTCGCTATCTGCGAGGATTTCTGGCATATGTCGGTGCCCTACCTGCTGGCCCACCAGGGAGCGAAGCTTTTGCTCGTGCTCATGTCGAGCCCGCTGCGCCTCTCACCCGGTCAGGGCGTTCCGGCCATCGTGACGCAGTGGCAGACCATCGCTTCGACCAGCGCGTTTCTGCTCAGTTGTTACGTTGCCTGCGTCAACCGCGTGGGCAACGAGGACAGCTTCACCTACTGGGGCAACTCGGCAGTCACCACACCCGACGGATCGATCGCGGCATCCGCGCCGATGTTCAGCGAGCACAGCTTCGACGCGACTATCGACTACTCGGTGGTCAAGCGGGTACGGCTCCAGTCATCACACTTCCTCGACGAGGACACCAAGCTCTTTGCCTCCCAGCTCGAAACCATGCTGAGCGCAAAGCATCAGGGGTGA
- a CDS encoding DUF4412 domain-containing protein produces MRRLFSVLPALLILILAIPSSVHAAFTGEMDMKLTMPNGKADITYLFGVRDQKMEMTMMLDRIPEPLRTTVITRRSTPDEAIIVNHKSKSWSIVNLRSAAESATLLDFDSNYRFTRVGLETVKGYPCEHVRLTSSTDTLDLWMTKGLADFSTFRLLQSQNPRLSNTSLARVLKQNGVDGFPAKIVQKNGNGLYIMQMQKVMPKPTPESSFRVPAGYRQTEPNQINIDKRQKEHLRQLMEKMKKFEE; encoded by the coding sequence ATGAGACGACTATTCAGCGTTCTTCCCGCCCTGCTCATCCTGATCCTCGCCATTCCGTCGAGTGTACATGCCGCGTTCACCGGCGAGATGGATATGAAGCTCACCATGCCTAACGGCAAGGCGGACATCACCTATCTCTTCGGCGTACGCGATCAAAAGATGGAGATGACCATGATGCTCGACCGGATTCCGGAGCCACTCAGAACAACCGTCATCACCCGCCGCTCCACGCCCGACGAGGCAATCATCGTCAATCACAAGTCGAAAAGCTGGAGCATTGTGAACCTGCGAAGCGCAGCCGAGAGCGCCACCTTGCTCGACTTCGACAGCAACTACCGCTTCACGCGCGTCGGCCTGGAAACCGTCAAGGGCTACCCGTGCGAACACGTTCGGCTAACCAGCTCAACCGATACGCTCGACCTCTGGATGACGAAAGGGCTTGCCGACTTCTCGACCTTCCGGCTCCTGCAATCGCAGAACCCTCGTCTGTCGAACACCTCGCTCGCGCGCGTGCTCAAACAGAACGGTGTCGATGGTTTTCCGGCCAAAATCGTCCAGAAGAACGGCAACGGGCTTTATATCATGCAAATGCAAAAGGTCATGCCAAAGCCGACTCCAGAATCGAGCTTCCGGGTTCCGGCGGGCTACCGGCAAACCGAACCCAACCAGATCAACATCGACAAGCGGCAGAAAGAGCACCTGCGCCAGCTCATGGAGAAGATGAAAAAATTCGAAGAGTGA
- the prmC gene encoding peptide chain release factor N(5)-glutamine methyltransferase: MPEEKVWSVVELLKTTIAFFAEKKIDEPRLSAELLLGHVLGLQRLQLYLDHERPLTLKELEAFRAACRERLQGRPVQYIAGEAFFYGYQFFVDERVLIPRPETELVLEHAMERLAASGLDSADSPSILDVGTGSGCIAITLALRLPGARVTAADVSADALDVARRNADAHGVSERIRFVEADALSASFADAVGGPFDLLVSNPPYIPEAEWATLQEEVRRYEPRLALVAPTGFEYYQSIAVAAPSLLRKGGVLCFELHADGAAEVRNLLGSSFADVQVMQDYNKLDRGLSCMAQ; this comes from the coding sequence ATGCCCGAAGAGAAAGTGTGGAGCGTTGTCGAGCTGCTCAAGACGACCATCGCGTTTTTTGCCGAGAAGAAGATCGACGAACCTCGTCTTTCAGCGGAGTTGCTTTTGGGGCATGTTTTGGGATTGCAGCGGCTTCAGCTTTATCTCGATCACGAGCGGCCGTTGACGCTGAAAGAGCTTGAGGCGTTCCGGGCGGCTTGCCGGGAGCGCTTGCAGGGCAGGCCGGTGCAGTACATTGCGGGAGAGGCGTTTTTTTACGGCTACCAGTTTTTCGTCGATGAGCGGGTGCTGATTCCTCGTCCGGAGACCGAACTGGTGCTCGAACATGCGATGGAGCGGCTGGCCGCAAGTGGCCTCGATTCTGCCGATTCGCCGTCAATTCTCGACGTCGGCACCGGCAGCGGTTGCATCGCCATCACGCTTGCCCTGCGCCTGCCTGGCGCTCGTGTTACCGCCGCCGATGTCTCCGCCGATGCGCTCGATGTCGCCCGCCGCAATGCCGATGCGCACGGTGTGAGCGAACGCATCCGCTTCGTCGAAGCCGATGCGCTCAGCGCTTCGTTTGCTGACGCCGTTGGCGGGCCGTTCGATCTGCTCGTCTCCAATCCGCCCTACATTCCAGAAGCGGAGTGGGCAACCCTGCAGGAGGAGGTGAGGCGGTACGAACCGCGCCTGGCGTTGGTTGCACCTACCGGTTTCGAGTATTACCAGAGCATCGCCGTCGCCGCGCCGTCGCTGCTTCGCAAGGGTGGCGTGCTCTGCTTCGAGCTTCATGCCGACGGCGCGGCTGAGGTCAGAAACCTGCTCGGTTCCAGCTTCGCCGACGTTCAGGTCATGCAGGATTACAACAAGCTCGATCGCGGGCTTTCGTGCATGGCACAGTAA
- the proS gene encoding proline--tRNA ligase: MADKITSRQEDYSQWYIDLVRSAKLADYSDVRGCMVIRPNGYAIWEKMQAALDGMFKQTGHVNAYFPMFIPESFIAKEAEHIEGFAPECAVVTHGGGEELAEKLYVRPTSETIIWSSYKKWIQSYRDLPILINQWANVVRWEMRTRLFLRTTEFLWQEGHTAHATPEEAQEEVIRMINIYRTFAEEYMAMPVIVGKKSESEKFAGADATYCIEAMMQDGKALQAGTSHNLGQNFAKAFDCQFQTKDGVLDYVWATSWGVSTRLIGALIMAHSDDKGLVLPPKLASRQVVIIPILKGNKDEVRARARFIAKTLNRHGIPTFVDDSENNSPGWKFAEYELQGIPVRIELGPRDLEQGKCIVARRDTFEKTELLLDDELTINIEEILNNIQQNLYDRALQFRLDNTVEATTWEEFKASVEKGFVIAHWDGTHETEALIKEETKATIRVIPTDEEYRQQYNMDEPGTCIRSGKPAAQKVVFAKAY; the protein is encoded by the coding sequence GTGGCTGATAAAATCACTTCGAGGCAAGAGGACTATTCTCAATGGTATATCGACCTTGTCCGGTCAGCAAAACTGGCCGACTATTCGGACGTCCGTGGCTGCATGGTCATCCGCCCGAACGGCTACGCCATCTGGGAAAAGATGCAGGCGGCGCTGGACGGCATGTTCAAGCAGACCGGCCACGTGAACGCCTACTTCCCGATGTTCATCCCCGAAAGCTTCATCGCCAAGGAGGCCGAGCACATCGAGGGATTCGCACCGGAGTGCGCCGTGGTAACCCATGGCGGCGGCGAGGAGCTGGCTGAAAAACTCTACGTCCGCCCCACCTCGGAGACCATCATCTGGTCATCATATAAAAAATGGATACAGTCGTACCGCGACCTGCCGATTCTCATCAACCAGTGGGCCAACGTCGTTCGCTGGGAGATGCGCACCCGCCTGTTCCTGAGAACCACCGAGTTCCTCTGGCAGGAGGGGCACACCGCCCACGCCACGCCGGAGGAGGCACAGGAGGAGGTGATCCGCATGATCAACATCTATCGCACCTTCGCCGAGGAGTACATGGCAATGCCGGTGATCGTCGGCAAAAAGAGCGAGAGCGAGAAGTTCGCAGGCGCAGACGCCACCTACTGCATCGAAGCAATGATGCAGGACGGTAAGGCGCTGCAGGCGGGCACCTCGCACAACCTCGGCCAAAACTTTGCCAAGGCGTTCGACTGCCAGTTCCAGACCAAGGACGGCGTCCTCGACTACGTCTGGGCGACGAGCTGGGGCGTTTCGACGCGGCTGATCGGCGCGCTCATCATGGCGCACTCCGACGACAAGGGCCTCGTACTGCCACCGAAACTCGCCTCGCGGCAGGTGGTGATCATCCCGATCCTCAAGGGCAACAAGGACGAAGTTCGCGCCCGTGCGCGCTTCATCGCCAAAACTCTGAACAGGCATGGCATCCCGACCTTCGTCGATGACAGCGAAAACAACTCGCCCGGCTGGAAGTTCGCCGAGTACGAATTGCAGGGCATCCCGGTCAGGATCGAGCTTGGTCCGCGCGACCTCGAGCAGGGCAAATGCATCGTCGCTCGCCGCGACACGTTCGAGAAGACCGAGTTGCTGCTTGACGACGAACTGACAATCAACATCGAGGAGATTCTCAACAACATCCAGCAGAACCTCTACGACCGTGCCCTGCAATTCAGGCTGGACAACACCGTCGAAGCAACGACTTGGGAAGAGTTCAAGGCAAGCGTGGAGAAAGGCTTCGTCATCGCCCACTGGGACGGAACGCACGAAACCGAAGCGCTCATCAAGGAGGAGACCAAAGCCACGATCCGGGTAATACCAACCGACGAAGAATACCGCCAGCAATACAACATGGACGAGCCGGGCACCTGCATCCGCAGCGGCAAACCGGCAGCGCAGAAGGTGGTATTCGCCAAGGCGTACTGA
- the hrcA gene encoding heat-inducible transcriptional repressor HrcA has protein sequence MNYRDLTLRERQVLGIIIQSYVVSAMPVGSRTIARNYNLGLSDATIRNVMADLEADGFISQPHTSAGRVPTDKGYRYYVDLIMNVSRIDEEEKRMIDDRFSNRNSELKGTSAEVLGTAARVLGSISRQLAVVLPPRLSNAVFERLDIVQLASSRIMVVIAIQSLFVKTIVMELNAEISRQKIDAVVDVLNERLPGLTLEEIRSTIAQRLSDFKGSEELMNSIVSSADTLFDESSILEQLYVSGTENIVDQPEFKQPEKVRDIITMIEDKFGMARLVDNAVPSALRQVSECEVAISIGTENRTGKAADLTIVSSPYFAGKMIGRVGVMGPKRMNYEHAVRVVNYMAGCLSEALSGNN, from the coding sequence ATGAATTATCGTGATTTGACCCTGCGTGAACGTCAGGTTCTCGGTATTATCATACAGTCGTACGTCGTTTCGGCGATGCCGGTCGGTTCGCGTACCATCGCGCGAAACTATAACCTCGGCCTGTCGGACGCTACCATTCGCAACGTCATGGCCGACCTGGAGGCGGATGGATTCATCAGCCAGCCGCACACCTCCGCCGGTCGGGTGCCGACCGACAAGGGGTATCGCTATTACGTCGATCTGATCATGAACGTCAGCCGGATTGATGAAGAGGAAAAGCGGATGATCGACGATCGTTTCAGCAATCGCAATTCGGAGCTGAAGGGCACCTCCGCCGAAGTGCTGGGCACGGCGGCGCGGGTTCTGGGCAGCATTTCGCGACAGCTCGCCGTGGTGCTGCCGCCGAGGCTCTCCAACGCGGTTTTCGAACGGCTTGATATTGTGCAGCTCGCCTCGTCGCGGATCATGGTGGTTATTGCCATCCAGTCGCTTTTTGTCAAGACCATCGTCATGGAGCTGAACGCGGAAATATCCCGGCAGAAGATCGACGCCGTGGTCGATGTGCTCAATGAACGCCTGCCGGGGCTGACGCTCGAAGAGATTCGCAGCACCATCGCCCAGCGCCTTTCGGACTTCAAGGGCAGCGAAGAGCTCATGAACAGCATCGTCAGCTCGGCTGACACGCTTTTCGATGAATCCTCCATTCTCGAACAGCTCTATGTTTCGGGCACCGAGAACATCGTTGATCAGCCCGAGTTCAAACAGCCAGAGAAGGTGCGCGACATCATCACCATGATCGAGGACAAGTTCGGCATGGCCAGGCTTGTCGATAACGCGGTCCCCTCGGCGCTTCGCCAGGTCAGCGAGTGCGAGGTGGCCATCAGCATCGGCACCGAGAACCGCACGGGCAAGGCCGCCGACCTGACCATTGTTTCGTCGCCCTACTTCGCGGGCAAGATGATTGGCAGAGTTGGCGTCATGGGGCCGAAGCGGATGAATTACGAACACGCCGTGCGCGTAGTGAACTACATGGCGGGCTGCCTTTCAGAGGCGCTCTCCGGAAATAATTAA
- a CDS encoding SPOR domain-containing protein has protein sequence MFTIRNSLFIFLCVMAGMSLPCQQPAAMAAKISYASEIVKDVREDKVYLLEKIRKQLTKPSEKILVEALLTEDGPKAAKLYRKQLEEHPDPQLDPISSSRLAAYEFAVSTTPGLPVMQARASSESRPALMTIAQPLQPKQPVSKPDSSLKRTPPPAGPAHAASKGDTVSTRLAPPPAQASGGGFTLQFGSFDSITNAEQMVAQLQYTAPARVQQINGVYKVRLRRTFTTQQEAAAFARTLPIESIVVPPQP, from the coding sequence ATGTTCACGATACGTAATTCTCTATTCATTTTTCTCTGCGTGATGGCTGGTATGAGCTTGCCATGCCAGCAACCCGCGGCAATGGCGGCCAAGATCTCATATGCTTCCGAAATCGTGAAAGATGTGAGAGAAGATAAGGTTTATTTACTGGAAAAAATCCGCAAGCAACTCACAAAGCCTTCAGAAAAGATTCTCGTCGAGGCACTCCTGACCGAAGATGGCCCGAAAGCAGCGAAACTTTACCGAAAACAGCTTGAGGAACATCCCGATCCTCAACTCGACCCGATAAGCAGCTCACGTCTGGCTGCTTATGAGTTTGCCGTATCGACTACCCCCGGCCTGCCAGTCATGCAGGCCAGAGCTTCTTCAGAGTCCCGCCCTGCATTGATGACCATCGCCCAACCTCTTCAGCCAAAACAGCCTGTCAGTAAGCCCGATTCTTCACTCAAACGCACGCCGCCGCCAGCTGGCCCTGCCCATGCTGCAAGCAAAGGTGACACCGTCAGCACCAGGCTGGCGCCACCTCCTGCGCAGGCTTCGGGGGGAGGTTTCACGCTTCAGTTCGGTAGCTTTGACAGCATCACCAATGCCGAGCAGATGGTCGCACAGCTGCAATACACCGCCCCGGCCCGGGTGCAGCAAATCAACGGAGTCTACAAAGTGCGCTTGAGACGCACATTCACGACCCAGCAGGAGGCAGCAGCTTTCGCGCGTACGCTTCCGATCGAATCAATCGTCGTACCACCGCAACCATGA
- a CDS encoding nucleotide exchange factor GrpE, which translates to MSRKHHKEQEEIQEQETISAGAAETPAEETAAIPAATEADMDAEISARDAEIQKLREEVMRRAAEFENFRKQKEREAALSGTRMLENIVRELLPLIDDLKRLMSHIPAEMQAMAEAKPFIEGVELIHKNFMSLLERKGVKEIEAKGKMLDVNFHEAITQIDAPGAEPDTIVEEYQTGYTLGDRVIRHAKVIVAK; encoded by the coding sequence ATGAGCAGAAAGCACCACAAGGAACAGGAAGAGATACAGGAGCAGGAGACGATCAGCGCTGGGGCGGCTGAAACGCCTGCCGAAGAGACGGCGGCGATTCCTGCGGCGACCGAGGCTGACATGGATGCCGAAATCTCGGCTCGCGATGCCGAGATACAGAAGCTGCGCGAAGAGGTGATGCGCCGCGCCGCCGAGTTCGAGAATTTCCGGAAGCAGAAAGAGCGCGAAGCCGCGCTGTCGGGTACGCGGATGCTGGAGAACATCGTGCGCGAACTGTTGCCGCTGATCGATGACCTGAAGCGTCTCATGAGCCACATTCCCGCCGAAATGCAGGCGATGGCCGAGGCCAAACCTTTTATCGAGGGCGTGGAACTGATCCACAAAAACTTCATGTCGCTGCTTGAGCGCAAAGGGGTCAAGGAGATCGAGGCCAAAGGCAAGATGCTCGATGTCAACTTCCACGAAGCGATCACGCAGATCGACGCGCCGGGCGCGGAGCCCGACACCATCGTCGAGGAGTACCAGACCGGCTACACGCTTGGAGACAGGGTGATCCGTCATGCCAAGGTGATCGTCGCGAAATAA
- the ispE gene encoding 4-(cytidine 5'-diphospho)-2-C-methyl-D-erythritol kinase, with amino-acid sequence MKHFSVKACAKINLGLLITSRRADGYHTLETIFAPIDWFDTLEFTESDAISMECSNLDLLVDDSNLCIRAAKALQEHTGVKRGATIKLLKRVPFGAGLGGGSSDAAATLNALCKLWQIDVPSAELHKLAVKLGADVPYFLEMKGLAYAAGIGEELEDLNLALPWHVVTVFPEVQVPTAWAYKNFHRQFERPVPDLKTLVRRLCHERDISVFGVFENDFASVVFEHYPVVREVRDALAASGAQFVSLSGSGSAVYALYEGRADAVKAAEAMSARFRINMTPAGFRME; translated from the coding sequence ATGAAGCACTTTTCGGTCAAAGCCTGCGCCAAAATCAACCTCGGTCTGCTCATCACCAGCCGTCGGGCTGATGGCTATCACACTCTTGAAACAATCTTCGCGCCGATCGACTGGTTCGATACCCTTGAATTCACCGAGTCTGACGCCATCTCGATGGAGTGCAGCAATCTTGATCTGCTGGTTGATGACTCGAATCTCTGCATCCGCGCTGCCAAAGCGTTGCAGGAGCACACCGGGGTGAAACGCGGGGCGACTATCAAACTGCTCAAGCGGGTGCCATTTGGCGCGGGTCTCGGTGGTGGGAGCAGCGATGCGGCGGCGACGCTCAACGCGCTGTGCAAGCTCTGGCAGATCGACGTGCCCTCGGCGGAGCTGCACAAACTCGCCGTCAAGCTTGGCGCGGACGTGCCCTATTTCCTCGAAATGAAGGGACTTGCCTACGCTGCCGGAATCGGCGAGGAGCTCGAAGACCTCAATCTTGCCCTGCCCTGGCACGTAGTAACGGTCTTCCCTGAGGTGCAGGTGCCGACTGCCTGGGCCTACAAGAATTTCCACCGCCAGTTCGAGCGTCCGGTGCCCGATCTGAAAACTCTCGTTCGTCGGCTCTGCCACGAGAGAGACATCTCGGTGTTCGGTGTTTTCGAGAATGATTTCGCCTCGGTGGTGTTCGAGCACTATCCGGTGGTTCGCGAGGTTCGCGACGCGCTCGCGGCCTCTGGCGCCCAGTTCGTCTCGCTCTCCGGCAGCGGCTCTGCGGTCTATGCCCTTTATGAAGGGCGTGCCGACGCGGTCAAGGCCGCCGAAGCGATGAGCGCTCGCTTCCGTATCAACATGACTCCGGCAGGTTTCCGGATGGAGTGA